The Bacteroidia bacterium genome contains a region encoding:
- a CDS encoding Rieske (2Fe-2S) protein produces MKSDRRKFLKQCILSTSVLLAPSILSACRNKKDYQTELEIGTVEEFEKVSYKTSELNNVPILTLKNEEGKFETFSLECTHQGCIVRFFEQNKEFRCPCHKGVYNIKGEVIKGPPPAPLKKYATIVKNGKIIVLEQSI; encoded by the coding sequence ATGAAGTCAGATAGAAGAAAGTTTTTGAAGCAGTGTATTTTAAGCACTTCTGTGCTTTTAGCGCCGAGCATATTGAGTGCCTGTAGAAACAAAAAAGACTATCAAACGGAATTAGAAATAGGTACGGTAGAAGAATTTGAGAAAGTCAGTTACAAAACTAGTGAATTGAATAACGTTCCTATTCTAACTTTGAAAAACGAAGAAGGAAAGTTTGAAACTTTTAGCTTAGAGTGCACGCACCAAGGTTGTATTGTAAGGTTTTTTGAGCAAAATAAGGAATTTAGGTGCCCATGCCATAAGGGGGTATACAACATTAAAGGGGAAGTAATCAAAGGACCTCCCCCCGCACCTTTGAAAAAATATGCAACCATTGTAAAAAATGGCAAGATTATTGTACTTGAACAGAGCATTTAA